The Streptomyces sp. cg36 genomic interval CCCGCCGGGCGGCTCGTCGCCTTCAACGCCGAGACCACAGGCATCGATGTGGAGTGCGACCGCATCGTGTCCGCTGCGATCGTCACCGTCGGCGGGGGCCAGGGGCCGGAGGAGATCCGCAGCCTCCTGGATCCCGGCGTCGAGATCCCGGCCGCCGCCACCGAAATCCACGGCATCACCACTGAGCAGGTTCGCAGCCAGGGGCAGGCCGCACAGGAGGCGATTGAGGAGATCACCGCCCGTCTCGCGGCCCACATGGCGAATGGCACGCCGCTGGTCGTGTTCAATGCCCGGTTCGGTCTGACCGTGCTGGACCGCGAGTGCCGTCGCTACGGCCTGGTACCCCTCGCGGATCGGCTGCCACGATCCGAACTCGTACCGGTCGTGGATCCGCTGGTGATCGACAAGGAGATGGCGCGCTACCGGCGCGGCTCCCGCAAATTGCCCGACCTGTGCCGCCACTGGCACGTCTCTCATCAGGCAGGCCACGACGCCGTGGCCGACGCATTCGCGGCGGCCCGGCTGGCATGGCGCCTTGGGACGGTGT includes:
- a CDS encoding exonuclease domain-containing protein, whose amino-acid sequence is MTSTYTGWPAGRLVAFNAETTGIDVECDRIVSAAIVTVGGGQGPEEIRSLLDPGVEIPAAATEIHGITTEQVRSQGQAAQEAIEEITARLAAHMANGTPLVVFNARFGLTVLDRECRRYGLVPLADRLPRSELVPVVDPLVIDKEMARYRRGSRKLPDLCRHWHVSHQAGHDAVADAFAAARLAWRLGTVFPRIGQLEPRGLHLLQIGWAERQAIGLQDYLRRTDPNARVDSAWPCIPPAAEGA